The following proteins come from a genomic window of Deltaproteobacteria bacterium:
- a CDS encoding type II toxin-antitoxin system Phd/YefM family antitoxin, with protein sequence MQFHSDIKPISWLKNNAKQLIEFVNETGNPMIITQNGEAKAVVMNVREYDQIQESLALLRMLADSSADAEAGRLRDADEVFADLRTVIAEKRGER encoded by the coding sequence ATGCAGTTCCATTCAGACATCAAGCCTATTTCCTGGCTCAAAAACAACGCCAAGCAACTCATCGAATTTGTGAATGAAACCGGCAACCCCATGATCATCACGCAAAATGGCGAGGCCAAGGCCGTGGTCATGAACGTCAGGGAATATGATCAGATTCAGGAAAGCCTGGCCCTGTTGCGAATGCTCGCAGACAGTTCCGCTGATGCAGAGGCCGGCAGGCTGCGAGATGCGGACGAAGTTTTTGCCGACCTGCGCACCGTGATCGCGGAGAAGCGTGGTGAGCGCTAA
- a CDS encoding type II toxin-antitoxin system RelE/ParE family toxin — protein MVSANASWSVCFTLCAEEDLLSIIDFIAEREGPDMAEAILEKFIQARDSLRLLPDRGCIPPELKRVNILSYREIQLHPCRIIYRIHEGAHAVHIHIVADGRRNFTELLKERLLGHRERRR, from the coding sequence GTGGTGAGCGCTAATGCGTCGTGGAGCGTGTGTTTCACCCTTTGCGCGGAAGAGGATCTCCTAAGCATTATTGATTTTATCGCCGAGAGAGAGGGGCCAGACATGGCCGAGGCCATCCTGGAAAAGTTCATCCAGGCCCGTGACAGCCTGCGTCTCCTGCCTGATCGGGGCTGCATCCCTCCGGAATTGAAGCGGGTCAACATTCTCTCCTACCGGGAAATCCAGCTGCATCCTTGCCGCATCATCTATCGGATCCATGAAGGGGCACATGCGGTTCATATCCATATCGTGGCGGATGGTCGGCGCAATTTCACGGAACTGCTGAAGGAACGACTCCTGGGGCACAGGGAACGGCGACGGTAA